The Trichosurus vulpecula isolate mTriVul1 chromosome 4, mTriVul1.pri, whole genome shotgun sequence genome contains a region encoding:
- the LOC118848443 gene encoding 40S ribosomal protein S12-like translates to MAEEGIAAGGVMDVNTALQEVLKTALIHDGLAHGIREAAKALDKRQAHLCVLASNCDEPMYVKLVEALCAEHQINLIKVDDNKKLGEWVDLCKIDREGKPCKVVGCSCVVVKDYGKESQAKDVIEEYFKCKK, encoded by the coding sequence ATGGCCGAGGAAGGCATTGCTGCTGGAGGTGTAATGGACGTTAACACCGCTCTACAAGAAGTGCTGAAGACTGCACTCATCCACGATGGCCTAGCTCATGGAATTCGTGAAGCTGCCAAAGCCTTGGACAAACGCCAAGCCCATCTTTGTGTTCTTGCTTCCAACTGTGATGAACCTATGTATGTAAAGTTGGTTGAGGCCCTGTGTGCTGAGCATCAGATCAACTTGATCAAGGTTGATGACAACAAGAAGCTGGGTGAATGGGTAGACCTCTGTAAAATTGACAGAGAGGGAAAGCCCTGTAAAGTGGTTGGCTGCAGCTGCGTTGTTGTTAAGGACTATGGCAAGGAATCTCAGGCCAAAGATGTCAtcgaagaatattttaaatgcaagaagtga